tttaacaggTCCTTAACGTATCTTtaacatgtccatatatatactacttgtcTTATCGTGTCATACCCTGTCTTATCGAAAATAATAGCAAGTTTCTATaatactaaaaagaaaaagaaaaaaaaaggttaaacaaAAAGAGAGTGCTTGGCCTATAAGCTCTAGGGTTCAGCTTCAGAGGTCATCCATAACTACACACATTCACATAAATGTTACAGGTCAAACGCAAAATGTTCCACCAGCTCGCCGCCCACATCCTCCGCAACCCcacaaccaccgccgccgccgcgaCCACAACTACTACTACAACTATTCCTATAATCacttttattattactactaccATTATCATCTAATCAAAGTATTtccataataaaaacatatttctcTTTAAAAAAAGCTCATATAAACAAacattgataataataataataataataataataataataataataataataataatgtctaCAATGGGAATGATGATGTATCAACCAATGCCTGCTTTCAAAAGCTCTAATTCACTCTCGAATAACACTTCTTCTACTTTCCGATTTCTGCATTACAATTCCAACAATGCTACTCGTACCaggtaattttttttcaatttatttgttGTACATATAATGTTTATTAAGGTTTACATTTAATCTAGCTGAAAGAAAGAAGGGGCACCTAGACTTATAAACCACAAACatgtttataattgtttttttgttttttgtgtttgaatttattatgtttGAAAGTGACTGGGTTTATTTTAGCTAGTTGATTATAATATTAAGAGAATGccatattgaaatacatttcattaAAAGACCCCCTATAAACTCAAGAATAATGGCGTCTAAATTGTATATGTTACCGACGCAGGGGTGTATCAGAGGTAAAGCTGATAAGACGCGTTTTGACTAGGCtttcttatttaaatgtatTGACATCGGAGATAAGACACTAAACTAAactagttttatattttaagtgagagaaagtacccgcgcgttgcggcggtgagatggtggaggtgattGGTCATAGAGTGtgtaggaggtgataggtcatagatcatagaatgtgatagccaaatgccttagccgtacgggcttcgTCCCTCAGATTTTAAAAATCaccgaaagtatatcgaatggcatctctaatgaaagagcatgaaattttaagaacacctatattattttataatttattgatgtacagttttgagataaaagattttatagaggaataaaatgatttatggaggagagaaaaaaaaatgagtggttgagatttgaacagagagatgaaaatgaaagttgaaaattgagGGGCATTGAtatatggtacatcatgcattattgCATTATCATGTCTACATTTTTGTAAGGGTAATTTCGGAATTCAATGATAAGATGTGTGAATATAATGTAAATGgtgagggtattttgggaaGGAAAATTGTGCTTAAAGTCTTaattcaatactctttataaggggtTATGGACATTAGCCAATAATAGAGCTTAGAAATGAAATtagatatgaaaagaaaagggTGGTGTGGTTTTCCTGTTACGGGGTAGTTTCCTATAAGCTTCTTAGGAGACTTAGGTACCAGGTGTAGATACTTACTCTGTTTCTGggtataggtatatatatatatatatatatactaatatatgtTAGCATAGGTATTGTAGCGGGCCTTGTACATAGACTTATACCGACTTACTTGATTATATGTTCATTATATGGGTAATGTTTGTATGCCTATATGCTTCACATGCTTATATGGTTTTTGCTTTTAGACATACACACTCACtcacagacacacacacacacacaaacacacacacaaacactcgCACATGTACATTGTTTCCTACCACCTATTTTGGCCTGAGATTTTTCTGGAAGTCGTCTCTTCCTGCGGGCGGTGGGTAGGCCGTCTACGTTATACCTTTCCCATACCCTACTCATGCAGGGATTGGTAATCATTGACATTGACACTTTAAGCTTGGAAAGAACTTGAGATGAAACTAGTTGCCGTCATTATGATAGAATTCATTATACCGTGTTTGcgtatatttttttatggtaAAACCATGGAAGACAGTTGCCAAGATAAGCATTAATATAGGACTACTAGCTATACTTGTTCTACAATTGATCGCCAGTATATTGAGTTTTGATTTGCGTTGCATGGTTTTATCATTTATGTAGGAGCACAAGATGGGTGTCCCCAAATGCAGCTGTCATTCCCAATTTCCATCTACCGATGCGCAGTTTTGAAGTTAAGAACAGGTATTCATCCTATATCCCtcaaatacaaaattagaaGAAAATCGAGTACTTTTAAGTGAATATAACTTAGCCATTTCTTCTGTACTATATGTTTGGTGTTCAGGACTGAGTTTGGTTACCATGTGgaattatcaaattttatatatagttgggATTGGTATAAGTATAACACATGAATTACTGTGATTTAAGATGCCAATTGGATCCTCAGTATGAAtacattataatatatgttGGTGAAATTGTAGTTCTGACTACATATTTCATATGGACCTTGAGGATTACAAGTATGTCTTTGCTATTGAATTTCAAGTACATTCCCTTGCTACTTTACCAGGCCTTCTACGGATGAAATCACGTCTCTTAGGCTGATAACTGCAATCAAAACCCCATACTTACCGGATGGGAGGTTCGATCTTGAGGCTTATGATGCCTTGGTGAATATGCAGATTGAAAACGGAGCTGATGCTGTTATTGTTGGTGGTACTACTGGTGAAGGCCAGTTGATGAGCTGGGATGAGCACATCATGCTCATTGGCCACACCATCAATTGTTTTGGCAGTTCAATTAAGGTTAGAGCCAATTCTTTTCTTGTAACCTTTAATCTTTTCTTGTTTCAGTTATTGTGGTATTGAGGCCTAATAATGTAACTTGCATGATAGAATATAGACCTACCTAGTGGTGGCAATTCATCTCTTTTACTATTAAAAGGGGCAGGCTGCATGTCTATTGAGTGCCAACTCCCATGTTCTATCTGTAGCGTAGGGGTGGTAACGAGCCGAGTCGAGTCGAGTTTCAGGATATTTAGGcttgtttgtttaattattaCTCGAATCGAGCTcgtataaattttcaaaactgagctcgagctcgactcgactcATTAGTGCTCGAGCTCGAAGCTCGTATAGTAATTTGAATACTTGTAGAATTAACTTAGTTTGAGTTTCATTTCCATGTTTAGGAGCTCGAGCTCGATTAGCTTGTGTTATAGAACGGTACATGTTACCATTAAACATTTATTGATCCTCATTTGTGTATACTCAAAACTTTGATCACATTAATATGAATGGAAACAATCTATTAAAATGTCCAATATTGAAATAAAGTTAGTTACtttatacatatagttatatgttATCCTTGTAAAAAGAACTTTGGAGAAAATCAACTATATGATATTCGTTTTCGTTTTAGTACTAAATGATACCTAATATGTATTAGTTATCAATTATGTTACCATTAAACATTTATCGATCATtattcgtgtataatcaaaactttgatcacattactataaataaaaatgttccATTAAAATGATAACtattgaaataaaaatgatcacattactataaattaaaatgatcgattagataataataaaaagatggtTGTCCTTAGTGGTTAAAAGGCCATCCATTAAACTtggaggtcatgggttcaactCTTCTTACTAACGTATAAGTGATATTTTTAATCTTGTATACCAAGGCTCGAGTAGCTCGTAAAGCTCGCCCGGCTCGTTCGGATCGAAAAAGTAATCGATCTTTTCGAGCGAGCCGAgcctaaaatatttttttatagctCGGCTCGTCTAACTAATCacgttcctttttttttgttcggGATCGACTCGAACTCGAAAAAGTTAAACTCGAACTAGGTTTAAACGAGTTCGAGCTCGAGCAGCTCGCGAACAGCTCAACTCGATTACCACCCCTACTGTAGCGCATACACTACACCTAAGTTGTTATATCCATAGTTCTATTGGAGTAATATTTCTATTCTTGTTGCAAGGATGGGGAACTCGCAACTTGAAATCTACTTGGATTgggattttttatatataaaaatagtaattttTGTAATTATCTGTAATTGAAAATTAGACACTagaaacttcaaacttaaacataattgtttagaaacattacataatacttcgAAGTTCACACGTAATTGCTTagaaacataaacatattaCTTCAATCTTCAAAGTTCgaagatataaatattaattgaCAGATTAACAAATTAGCAAAAGTATTAGtgacaaacacaaacaataatatttggTAATAAAACAAGAGTTGAAATATAAAGTGATAGTTTcaataaaagtttattaaaaaattgttcagtaatataataaaaatctgACCATCTTTGACCCGAGTCCCCGAGTTTGACCTGAGCTGGTTGAATTTGGCTAGGATTGACCTGAGTTGAGCTGTTGACCGGGTTTATAGTGCGAGTCCCCTTGAATCAACCTGTTCTATGCACGAGTCATGAATTAAGTCTGGGTACTCTGCTCAGTTAGTCGTGTTTTACAACCTTTTCATGTTTGTCAATCACAATTGATTCAACCTTTTCATGAATGACGCCAGGTTGAAACAGACCAATTTTTATCCATACCAGTAATAGATCTGTGTCAACCTGACCTTGTTCTGACCCATTTCTCTCAACTTGCCATTTCTAGGGCTAACCACCATGCTACTTCAATTTAATCTCAGGTCATAGGGAACACTGGAAGCAACTCAACCCGAGAAGCTATTCATGCAACTGAACAAGGTTTTGCAGTCGGAATGCATGCTGCTCTTCACATCAACCCATACTATGGGAAAACCTCAATTCAAGGCATGCTTTCTCACTTTAAATGTGTTCTTCCTATGGGCCCATCAATCATTTACAACGTGCCATCCCGAACGGGCCAAGACATTCCACCAGCTGCCATCCAAGTTCTTGCTGAGAACGCCAACTTAGCAGGAGTGAAGGAGTGTATGGGACATGACAGAGTAGACGAGCATACAAAAAATGATATTACCGTATGGAGCGGAAATGACGATGAGTGCCACGATTCCAGGTGGGACCATGGGGCTACAGGAGTAATTTCAGTTACTAGCAATTTGATCCCGGGCCTGATGCGAGATCTCATGTATGAAGGTAAGAATGCATCCCTTAATGCAAAGCTTTTGCCTTTGATTCAATGGCTCTTTTGTGAACCCAACCCAATTGGGTTAAACACTGCTCTAGCTCAACTTGGAGTTATAAGACCAATATTCCGGTTACCATATGTACCCCTTCCTATGAGTAAAAGGGAGGAGTTTGTTAGTATGGTTAAGCAGATTGGGCGGGAACACTTTGTTGGTGACAAAGACGTTCAGGTTCTTGCTGATGATGATTTCATTTTAGTGGGTCGATATTAGTCATTAGTTAATCGAATagttatgattttatttaaaatttccTAGTGTATGGTTTCAGACAAGATTGTGTTTCCTCGGAACCTGAACttatattttaacatgtttcctgctataaatgttttttgtttttcatctgTAGATTGTGGACTGCATCTTGTGTTATCTTCAATTCTAATTGGAGTTGTATATGAATATTTCAAATATCGAAACAGATAGAAAAATCTTTGTTCAGTTAAATGTAACATGCCGTAATCTAGATTACGAGGATTATTCTATACGATACGGGTTCTCAAATTGAGTTACATTTGACTTTCCAGACTCTATACAACTAAGGTTTCAAATTCTCGTCGCATCCGTATACTTTGTGACTAAAATTATGTGTCATTTTAATGTAATTTGATATATGCAGTGAACTTGATAGTTGATACAATAGCCTACAGATTAACAGAATTAGAATCTATTCTCTTGTTTACCGGCTAATAAGGTtgtctttgaaaaaaaaaaaaaaaaaaactatcagaATTGCATTAACTACTATCTAGCCGAAGGTAGCAGAGGTTGCCTCGAATAGGTTCAAGTAATATGTTAGCCAAACTAAGTTACACTTTCTAGTTTCTACATAGAGCTGGCAAACTACAGCGTTAGAATTAGGATGTGACCTATGTGATATTAAGATGATAAATGGTCCGTATCTATACGAATGGTGTCTTACTAGCGATGTACAAAAAAACCGGGTTggaacccgaacccgaaaacgAAACCGAACCCGAAACTGGTCAAcaaccgggtttgacccaaaccggttcgggtttgacccaacccggcGGTTAcaaaccggtttgggttttcgggtttattTTCGGTTAGAAACCGGGTTGagttcgggtcgggttcggttTTTGGTCAAAAAAACCGAGTCAAACCCGGTCAATAACCGGTCAAAGTTTGACCTcaaaccggtttcaaaccgggtcgggttgggtcaaacccggtttTGGTTCCGTTGACTGAAAAACCGGTTCGGGTTCGGTTTCGGGTCGGGATGGGTAGAAACTGGTTTTTGTTCACCTCTATGTCTTACACCTTGTTTAAGAACTGTCAAATGAATCAAGTTTTAAAATGTCTAAAAGTCCTTTTACagtaaaatacattaataaaaacattaattaagcAATAACTTCCTAGGTCTTTAAAAACAATTCATTATCGGGTCGAGGTTTTGTTTTGGGCAATATTTTGTCCCAAATAGGTATCGGGTCGGATTCGGATAACAATTTTTTATCGAGTTTGGATTTGGGTATTATATTTTTCCCTAAGTCTGACCCATTGCCATTCCTATTTCAACCCTACATTTGGATCGGGCTTCAAGTGTGGAAACTGAAAACATCAATTTATCACATTTgccaaaaatcatttttaaaattataattaaaaatatagtttatttattaatcttttgACTTTAAGTTTTTTCAAGTATAATATACGATGTGTTACAGGATTTTCATAAAGAGTAAATTAGAAACAAGGAGATTGTCAACATCTTAACAAGAATTTACCGATGTACCTAGATCATTTTCAACCCATCATTATCCCACTGAATTAGTGTCGCGGCAACATCTCTTCCCATACAGCATAACATTATCTACCCGAAATCGATCACATTATAATACCAtgtttcaaattaaaataaaaaaaaaaaaggaaaaaagaaaaaacaaacacaaaaccTCGCTTCCTTGTCGTGCTTACATCACTTTGGCCTCACGATGTCCATGGAGCAATCCATTGTGCCGGTGAGTTGGCACAACGACCTAATCACACTGGAACAGGGGTTTGGGTTGGGAATTCTATCAAGGACGAATAATGatattctttcaaaaacatccttCTATTTATCATCCTAGCTACAAGATTTTAACACATCCTTCTATTTACATAACTATAAACGttgcctttttttaaaaaaagattcaTGAGAGTCGAACCTAAGACCTATGGGAAAAACCAGAGATGCATCTGTCAGTTAAACTAGTTTCATTTACTAACTATAAACGTTATTGTGAATACATAAGACCTATCGGACTTGCCCGTTTAATGAAACTTCCTCAAACTACTCGCAACTGTATAAACTTAGAAATTACAATTTAGaattaaaataagattaaattacaataaaaatCCAGAACATTACACGTTCATTTGCTTTCCTTTGGGACCAATTCAGACATACCGAATTCATGTTTTTGCTCATACTTTACACATTGTATTGTACATGTGTTTTCTCCAAGGCATATGTGGGTTATCATTACTCACATTCAGTTGAAGAGTCCTTCAACAAAAATGGTCCGGGCAATGTTTGTGTAATACCACCATACCCAGTAGGATAATCAAATTCCGTATTACCATCTAGATCACTCTTGGATAGCTATAAAGAATCACTCTCAATAAGAGTAGACTTCCTCCCAATAAGAGTAGACTTCCTCCTTGCTATTGTTTTGGTAAAACTTGGCTGTCGCACTATACTTCATTTTCAAATAAAGCGGTTCAAATGGTTAACTTGTAATCAGTGATCCCAATCAAACATAATACTTGTAATAAGTGATCCCAATCAAACATAATACAAGGAAGGGTTTAGTATCCCAATCAAACATAATACAAGGAAGGGTTTAGTATCACAgaatgtaaataactttgtaaCTTTTTCTATTGCGTGTATGcatcaaaaaattttaaacattttatataaGCATCTCGCTAAATTGAACACATAAGGTAAAAATGTATACATGACAACTATATGAGTTGGCCAcgtaaaagtttttgattggtatTTTACATCAAGTGTTACATATCTTTGGTTATGAGGCTCTTGAGTCCACTCGTAAGTCATAAAGACAAAGGGAAATGGTATGCTGGACCGATTATTAAAACCGAACATGAAAAATCGTAAAAgttcaaacaaattaaatataaacccGAGGTCAAATGGGCctctaaaaaaaactaaattacaaGCCACtttaaagagagaaaaaaaactttataaaccGTCACTATACTCAACTACGCTAAAATGAATTTAAATTTGCACGGTCAAAACTCATGTGTCAAGACTTTCAATCGGTCTTTGCTTAcgtcttctttttcttctgaaATAAGGATCCACCCAATTTCTGTCCTCCTTTGCAGCCTTTTCCCACCGTTGTTTGAACATTTTGAGCTCCATAGTCGATTGCCTCCTAATCTGCATCAAGATaatcattaaaataattatttatatgtaaatgatATATCATTCCTGACcagaatctatatacaaagaagataaatgaaaaaatatttcTATACGCCATAAGCCATAACTATCATTAAAGATGCTGTGATAGACCTTAGATTCAACATGGTATGCAGTACCAACACAATTTTCCATCGGAAAGCACTAAAATAACACATACAAAAACACTAAAAAGAAACTTCAGGATATGCACTAAAAATTACACCATTGCATAACTGATGATGGAAGCTAGTGATTCAgtaaatataagtataatatTGTGTAGAGTTACAAATTTTAAAGTCCTTTCTGGCACAGAAATAAGCAGGCTCAAATTAGAATTAAGATATACAGTACAGGGAAATTTGTTTACCTCAGAGCGCAGATCCAATGTATGTTTCTGAAGGGGGAAAAAAAACAGGAACATTAGTATAATATGAACTGATGGGCATGCAGTGTAGCATACAAAATAAACTAAAGAAACTGCAATGAAATGATACCTTTTTCAATTCTGAATCATTCAGAGTCTGCAAGAAAAAGCATTATAGTTTGATTAACCATCTGAACAGTCGCAAATTTCATAGGGCGAGATAATGTCCATAAATGGCATCAAATCAAAAGAACAAACCTTTTTAGCAGAGGGTCCCCCTAATGATTGTATTCCCTGATGAACAACATACTCACGGTCTACAATTCCCACCTTTTTGGAACGGTCCCCCTGAAAATGCAATGATCAATTTAGAGCACAAAGTAACGTTCAGGTAAAATTAAACGTATAAAGTCATTGTTGGtactaagaaaaataaaacatctATTCTTGTATGAAATTTTTGCGTAGTACAAAAATGACAAATATAACGATGCTACTAAATTAGTTGCTTGACAAAGAGTCAAACAGTTGACTTCAACTCTGTCTAATTAAACATTGCAAATTTGAAGAACAAAATTAGTCAGAGGGGGTACCTAATGTAGATTATTTTAGGGAACGACATAACAATCAAGAGAAGGGGCGTTTTAGAGCAAAATCCTAATATAGAGTATCTCGAGTAAACGAAACATATCAAATTTTTGAGCATTACAAAATTGACAAATAAAACGATACAACTAAATTAGTTTCTTTAGAAAGAGTTAAACAGTTGACTTCAACTCTGTCTAGTTAAACATTGCAAATTTGAAGGGCAAACAACAGAACTAGTCAGAAA
The sequence above is drawn from the Erigeron canadensis isolate Cc75 chromosome 4, C_canadensis_v1, whole genome shotgun sequence genome and encodes:
- the LOC122595902 gene encoding 4-hydroxy-tetrahydrodipicolinate synthase, chloroplastic-like, with amino-acid sequence MSTMGMMMYQPMPAFKSSNSLSNNTSSTFRFLHYNSNNATRTRSTRWVSPNAAVIPNFHLPMRSFEVKNRPSTDEITSLRLITAIKTPYLPDGRFDLEAYDALVNMQIENGADAVIVGGTTGEGQLMSWDEHIMLIGHTINCFGSSIKVIGNTGSNSTREAIHATEQGFAVGMHAALHINPYYGKTSIQGMLSHFKCVLPMGPSIIYNVPSRTGQDIPPAAIQVLAENANLAGVKECMGHDRVDEHTKNDITVWSGNDDECHDSRWDHGATGVISVTSNLIPGLMRDLMYEGKNASLNAKLLPLIQWLFCEPNPIGLNTALAQLGVIRPIFRLPYVPLPMSKREEFVSMVKQIGREHFVGDKDVQVLADDDFILVGRY